AGCTGACGTAGGGTCTACCAAAACATCTGAGTATCCGGAAGAAAATTGAAGAATGGCTCCATTCTTTCGTCTATTAATACCCAATATCATTCGTCCTTTCCTAATTTTATTTTTACGATATTCTATTCTGTATCACTCTCATGGTTTGTATCTATAACTACATCCTTTATATTTTCTTAAAACTTCAATTTAAGCCTTTCCTTTTACCCTTCAATTTAAATAATCGTTATCGGCAAAGCACTTTCGTGTTTTACCATAAAAATGGGGTCAGTCCCTTCCTAAGGAGTGATCCTCCAAGCGACATGAAGTAAAAAACCTCCCAATTCTAGGAGGTCTATTAACATCGCACGTAGGCGAATTCAATGAGGCCTACTGGAAAAACTCGTTGTTAGTCGTCGGAGGTAACCAAAGTCGACAGCCTGACAACGTTATTTTGAAAGTCAGGATCAAACTGATTAGACGTCGCAACGGCTACGTTATCAATAAATGTTCCACTAGGTGTATCTTCATCAACCCTAGCCGAAATGGTCAGAAGAACATTGCCACTTGGTGTCATCGTTCCAATATCACAAGTAATGACGTTATTCGTAAATACGCAAGTTCCGAATGAACTTGAAAATTCAACCAGACCCAACTCAGCAGGAAGCACATCTGTAAGTTTTACACCTGTCGCTGTATTTGGTCCTAGATTAGTAAGCCTTACAGAATAAGTAATAGTGTCACCTGGACTAACTTGACTTGGAGAAGCCTCCTTGGTAACGAGCAAGTCAGCAATTAAAATTCCCAAACCTATCACCTTCCTTTATCAAAATATACTCTAATCATATGCATCAACCGTTCAAGTGGATGGACTTACGTGGATCTTGTAAAAAAATGGTTAATTATGCTATCTTATC
This genomic stretch from Ammoniphilus sp. CFH 90114 harbors:
- a CDS encoding DUF11 domain-containing protein; translation: MIGLGILIADLLVTKEASPSQVSPGDTITYSVRLTNLGPNTATGVKLTDVLPAELGLVEFSSSFGTCVFTNNVITCDIGTMTPSGNVLLTISARVDEDTPSGTFIDNVAVATSNQFDPDFQNNVVRLSTLVTSDD